The genomic stretch NNNNNNNNNNNNNNNNNNNNNNNNNNNNNNNNNNNNNNNNNNNNNNNNNNNNNNNNNNNNNNNNNNNNNNNNNNNNNNNNNNNNNNNNNNNNNNNNNNNNNNNNNNNNNNNNNNNNNNNNNNNNNNNNNNNNNNNNNNNNNNNNNNNNNNNNNNNNNNNNNNNNNNNNNNNNNNNNNNNNNNNNNNNNNNNNNNNNNNNNNNNNNNNNNNNNNNNNNNNNNNNNNNNNNNNNNNNNNNNNNNNNNNNNNNNNNNNNNNNNNNNNNNNNNNNNNNNNNNNNNNNNNNNNNNNNNNNNNNNNNNNNNNNNNNNNNNNNNNNNNNNNNNNNNNNNNNNNNNNNNNNNNNNNNNNNNNNNNNNNNNNNNNNNNNNNNNNNNNNNNNNNNNNNNNNNNNNNNNNNNNNNNNNNNNNNNNNNNNNNNNNNNNNNNNNNNNNNNNNNNNNNNNNNNNNNNNNNNNNNNNNNNNNNNNNNNNNNNNNNNNNNNNNNNNNNNNNNNNNNNNNNNNNNNNNNNNNNNNNNNNNNNNNNNNNNNNNNNNNNNNNNNNNNNNNNNNNNNNNNNNNNNNNNNNNNNNNNNNNNNNNNNNNNNNNNNNNNNNNNNNNNNNNNNNNNNNNNNNNNNNNNNNNNNNNNNNNNNNNNNNNNNNNNNgggaagtggggggcgctatgggggacttttgggatagcattggaaatgtaattgaggaaaatatgtaataaaaatattaaaaattaaaaaaaaagaaaaatgaaacaagataTTTACTAAGTTATATACAAGGAATTCTCCATTTCATAGGTATAGCCTGCATAGAATGCACATCAGAAAAGTGGTCTCttgaagaacaaagaagaatGTCAAGAGATAAGAAAATGGTAAAGACAAAAaataggaaagggaagaaaaagcagggaagagagaagaccGCTGCTCCAGAGAAAGAGTAACTGGGAGAACAAGAGACATGAAGAgaagctgagactaaaggcaccACTTGGTTCTTTCTAATTGGTGCAGAAGACTTTTAAAGTAGGTTGTACCACGGTAGCTAAGAGCACACATAGCCAGCCATACACAACTGGCCAGGAGTCCACATGCCAGTCAAAGCTTGCCCTCTTCTAAGAACAGATCCTTCTGTTGCCATTGCAAATGTTTGTGTGGCTAACAGCCTGTTCTCTGCTATTGAATAACTATTCGAGAttacccccccctttttttttaacagagacaTATGTCATGGTGTAAAGTATTTTGACACACTGCACTTGTGCCACAGGAGCTGACtgatttccttcatttttctgtggctttctttcctgtttttgttttgctttgaataaTGCTGCAGCAGAGTTCTCATAATACATGTGTGATTTAAGTGTGGTGTCGATAAATACTGGATTGAGAGCTCTGTGTGCCTTTTATGTGCGTGAATGTTGTCTCATTGCTGAGTCCTCTCAGGTAATGATTATTTCTCACCCTGCCCCTGCCTGCCATCCTACTTCCTCATTAATCCTTGAATGCAGCCTGGAAGCTTCTAAACTGAATCCTAGTGGATGCTGATCACATTGATCAATAAATTTCCAgacttttgagagagagagaaagcaaattgagttttttttggggggtgtgggggtggggggaagaattcatttttaaaaattaattaattaatttgtatcccaaatgttgcccccggcctctctcccagaattcttcccaaatccccccaccccaacccctttaCCTCTGAGACAATGCCCTTGTTCCaggcatcccccttctctgggccatcacatctctacaggattaggtgcaccctctcctactgaggtcagacaaggcagtcctctgtgacatatgtgccagggacttcagaccagcccatgtatgctttttggttggtggcttagtctctgggagctcccaggagtccaggttaattgacactgttggtcttatGGGGTTGCcagccccttcagctccctcagtccttcccctaactcttcttttttttgttgttgtttttttgttttgttttgttttgtttttcgagacagggtttctctgtgtagccctggctgtcctggaactcactttgtagaccaggctggcctcgaactcagaaatccgcctgcctctgcctcccgagtgctgggattaaaggcgtgcgccaccacgcccggctattatttttttttttgtccttcccctaactcttacaTAGGGGTCCCAGACCTCAGCCCAAAGCTTgaatgtaagtatctgcatctgtatgttATCAATCTTTAATATACCTACTtgactcatttttttatttatagatttatttataccATCTTACATTATTTTACACCAGTTATCACAGTACTTTGGACAGAGCAGAAATGTCTATTTTCAATTTGCCATACTTTATATAGACAATTTACCATACTTTGTTAGAAATCTAACCTAAatattaaaaccaaataaaaaccatAGACACTCATAGTTATAATGTATACTGGGAACTATGAACCATGAGGACATTGCTAAGCCTCTGCCTTTTAgaatctttttatatttatattatcctTAGTTACTTGCATGTTTTATACCTCTTATAAGTTATGAGCATTTATTGTTCTATTCCACAATGCGTGGTCTAATGCTGATCTAATACAACGGGCTTTTGaatgagaaaaaggaaatacACATGTGTCTATAATACTATCTGGATGATGCTGACAGGGTGATAACCTTTTTGTTTACACCATCTGCTTCTCACTCTAGAAATGGCTCAGGATACTTACAACGAATAGAATGGTAATAGCGCCACACTGCATACCATCTGGAGAATAGCCACAGATGAATTCCCCATCTAGAAGGAAGCCAAATATGAGGAGAATGATTCCAGCTGCTGCTCCCAGAGCACTAAGTAAATTCATTGCCTGGCTCATTTTTATCTGCAacagaatcagaaaataaaagacttaGGCCTGCCTTGTTTCACAGACAGAGCATTGGGGGtggaagactggagagatggaaaccatatatacatatatacttacaacACATACAACTTAATCTGTGCCTCGTTAACTTCCATTCAAATAGAGATAGCTATGACCtatttaaatgttcatttaaagACTGTGTTTAACTAAACACTGCACTTCGCCATCACTTTTACATCTCCCTAAAAATTACAAactttagggctggtgagatggcttagcagataaaggtACCTGCCACccgacaacctgagttctatccttaggacccacatggtatGAGAGAACAAAGTCCTAAAAACTATCTTTTGATCTCCACAGATACACTGTGCATGGAAATGTatccttcccacccccacatacacatagctaataaataaaggcaaacacattttaaaatgacaaaattttaGGATGTTCTTTGATGCAAATAATTGACTGAGTTATTACTAtctaatgtttttgtttatttgagtgaGATACAATACTATCAGCAAAGTATTCTTTACCTCTGGAGTGTGCTTGTGATTTAATTAGGTTGTGTGCACTGTGCTTTTCCTGTGAGTCAAGCAACAGCCTGTTACAGTATCTGGAATCCAGTAGGCACCAAAAATACTCATCAAAaggacaaatgaataaatgactaGATTACTGAGATCTACTCTGCATTAACAACTGGGGACCAAGGACGGAGTCACTCAACAGTGACATGACAATCTGGAAAAGTGTCCCAATAGGAATGACTTCTGATTCTATGATGATTTTTGAAGCCAGGAAAATTACTcacaattataatttttaataaggtAGGCATAGAACTCACCAGAGTGTCCGTAGTTTTGCTTTTCAGAGCAATCAGGAAGGCCCCAGAGTTAATgaactacaaaaaagaaaaataaataaagaataaatatccTAGTGATGGACATGATAAGAGGATGCTGAAGGTCTCTCAGGTTAGGTCTCTGAACACTTCTTTTCTATGCCTTCCTTCTAAGCTTACAGAAACCCCAGGGAAATGAGGAGGGTAAACCACCTCACAGAGCAAAGCTAAAAAGGCTGGATCTTTAGTCTGTGCCACCTCTTTGAACAAAAGGATGTTTCTACCTTACTGGGCTTTCAtatctttattcattttcctgttgTTGATCTGTTATTGGTATCATGATTCAGTTTCTAAATGCCCAGTGTCATCAGTTTATGAGCACTAAGGCCATATAGTTATCATAGTCCAACCAGTTATTCTGTTGGATGGAAACATAAGGCACAATTTCAGCCAGCAGACACAGACtgataattgaaaaaaaaaaaaaaaaagaaagaaaaaggaaaaggaaagaaacccccccccccttaattTTCATGGAGGTGGGTCAGATATGGCAGCTTCATTGTCTAGCAGAAACTTAAAATCTGAGTTCAGCCCAGCTGTGTTTAAatttcttgcctcttcctccagacCCATTATTAGAGAATGCTCTCCCAGACCTTCTGACATCCAGACACCCCCTGTTCCCATCCTTTGTAGATGCTTTCCACCTAATTAGACAACTCCTCATTTGTTAAGACTTAGTCCAGCTGAAAATGACTCTGGACAGTGCCCTTTCCTCTGGAAGTGGCTTCTGTGTCCCGTGTCAGTATTTCTCACACCCTACAAGGAATTGCCACTAGGGACTGGCTTCTACTAAATCCTCACACCCTGCCCATTCTCTGAAGCTAAGTAGGTACTAAGCTAATAGAGATAGCATACAATTAAATAAGCATCTCTTTGTGCTCAGCCACTTGGGAGCTGTCCCTGCTCCTTCACTTTCTGCAGAGTAAAGTGCTTATCAGCATCAGTAGAAACACCACATATATGTAAGGAGTTTGCTGATCTCATggcatgatttctttctcattagaCTAATGCCTACTGGAGAATAATCACTGTACTAAAATTTGGATCTTCATTGTCTTGCTCTGTGAATACAGTTTGTCATATGTTGCAAATAATTTTGGATGGATTAATGGACTATAAAACCACCATAAAACCTAAAGGAATATCCCCTCCAAATTTCAAGACCCCAAAATGGGCTACTGTCAACTCTGGTGATTCAACAGAGCAGAGAGCTCGCTTTAATTGCCATGAGGTTAATGTCTTAGTGGCATTTTCTGCAGATTCACATACCCAAGTCTATCTTGTTTCATAACTAAGAATCCAATCGCTAACACCTCGCCTGATTGACCCACTTTTAATCGAACTAAATATATTATACTCACCAAAACAGAGCCCCAGAAAGGATATCCTGagataaatataaaaggaaaccTTGGGTATGGGTTTACCAAGGTGAAAAGGAAAATGACTCCAAATGAAAAGTTCATGATTCCAAACAGGATCTGGGTGGTCTACAAATAGAGAGGAAAGTCAGCACACATGGGGATGGGGCTAGTCCCACTTAAATCGTTAGTTCAAGGATTGGCAGTTACCCTTTTTATAGCCAAGGGAAGGAGGATGAATGCTCCTTTACGATATCCCTACACAGTTCCTTACCCACACTCCCATCTGATAATTACTAAGAGGAAAATGAATCTAACCCAGTGCTCCCAACCTCAGGGTCAGCTGCGCCATGAGTGGATGCTTCCAGGTCCTATTCTTGTCTGACTGAAATCGCCAGTTCACCAGCACTTATGTGTGAATGCTGACTTTTAAATTACTgaatcaggttggcctcaactgGACACCCAGAGAAATCCTCTTGTGTAGAGGGAGGAGCCGATACTAAAATCtgattccctaattggttcttgattttgtcaataaagaaggcagaaaggattTGCTGGGTGAAAGGAAAAAGGTAGGAATTCCCGGTCCAAGAGGAAGAGAATGGACACAGGGAAGGAGGCTCTTTGGCTAGGCTTTGGAATGAGAAAGTGCAGCAGCCATGTAAGGTCTTAGGGCAACCAGAACCAGCAGCCTCTGCCATCTGAGTTGGCTGAAACAGGTTAGCTGATAAGAGCCCAGCAATTGTGCtagctggctagttttaaaataataaaactgtctagttttttgttgttgttgtttttcctctgAGCTAAGgttgcaggggaaagagagaagatggctTGATAGCTGGTGGTTTAGTGAAGCTAGTTGAGAGGGGCCTGTGGAATGTGGACAGCAGCTCCTGGATTTCCCGGATGTTTACAATCGAGTTGGAGCAAGGAGAACTGAAAGAAGTTAGAATGCGGCCAGAGCACCGGGCAAGGAaatagtatgtttttaaaatcacatgttACACTCTTGAATGTGAATGATTCTCTGAGCCTTTGGAAGTAGTGCTGCATTGCCAGGAGCAGTGCATCCTTTCCGGGCTGTTCTTTATGCTTCCTGTCCCATGCTTGTGAGACACATTCTCCACATGCTGTTAATGTTAGGCAGGGGGTTGATGGATGCTAGAGAAGTCTGGCAAGAATGAAAAAAAGAGCTGAAGGCTTATGGTCAGGGGTTATGTCTTCTGTGACCTTTTCAGTACACTTCCTTGGTGAGCTCTTTTGTTACTGTACTAACATTTAGTGGCTGAGTCATAAGAGGTATTGTGTACATTTTCATCACATCTGCATGACTATTCCTCTGTCTTATATTCCATGTCTTAAAATGGGTTCACTTTCTCCCTTTAAGCCTGATTTCCTGACTTCTATTTCTCTGTTGTTAATGCTGTCATCTTTCTAGGTCCTATCTTTCTAGGCCTAGGACCTTTGGGTCATCTCAAGTTTCTTGATGGCAACAATCCCAGAGTGGCTAACTTTTCTATTATCTCTACTCATGGAATCATACATACTTCAGCCAGCAAGATGCCTCAGCAAGCCTTACCACCGAGCCTGACaatcttgagttcaatccctggaacccacatgggtGGAAGGTGAGAATGTACTCCTGCAAGTTCTTCTCtgtctccacacatgtgctgtggcatgtgcatgaccatgtatacacacacacatgaataaatacatgtaaaaatataagTAGCAATCTGGCAGAAGAGTTAAAACAAGTTCATATTTGAATTTTATCCCATTTTCCTGTTGTAGACAGCACTGGGATGTGCATTTCATAGCTCTCCTGTTTCTCCTACATGTCGGTGGATATATAGATGCCACACcaactccagtagtgacttgcgtgacaggcccaaaagcttagACACAGTCccaaggtgaaaagttcatggaaacttgatctcctggaaccatggcattcTGTAAGATtaatgctccaaatctgtccttgctttagtcagtgaacggatctgtgtgctttccttcaatattgttttattctaagtgcctctaaggattgattttgacatatagctaagttagattagccttcaccagtgttccaataccctaggaaattgttgagccaaccttgggctttgatctttgtaagaatgttactcattcagatgaaatgcctccagtgttgatagtgatagaaatcaggcattacattCTACTAGAAtagagctagtaatctcagggctagtctacatagtatacttagaacaatagatagctgagtcactcccatacacaggaatttacaatggccgagggggaaggtggattatacaatagactagaattggaactatggcaaggacacGAAGCCCTTGTTCCTGGCTTCTAAAATTAATCTGACTTTAGGTGGGGCtacttttgatcccagttgttaacattgatttttatcccagtttgttcctgttagcttttatgtatgcattcctctgttttgttgtaaacGTTATTTTGCATCAGATGACTTCAGTgcaccttggatgaccttaatgtatcacttaacttccttgtttccttctgtAATATAAACCTGATgttcgctttgagaaattacattcctAACACTCCcttttgtttgtgtctgtctgtcacttttTCGctgactccctgcccacctgtaccaggaccctgattctcctgcaGATTGAGGGccaactgagtccagtctgcGGCACATAGATATTCCTCCATCACTCATCATCACCTAGAGCACTCACTGATTCTTTCATGTTACAATATGAAAACGAGACTCTTCACGCTTCCTCTTGGCTTGTTAGCTAATTTCTTGTACTACAGAATACTATCCTATTATATGGGTATGATGGGACTAATTTGTCAAGCAGGCTGCTTCTTTTATTAGTCTTCTTAAATCCTTTAAGCCTAGATTGACCTCTCCCAGCTCTCCTCCACTGCCTCCCCGATGCTTCCTACTCTTTAGCTTCCAGAACTTACTGCATCTTTTGTGCTTCTGTGTCCTCATTTTAGTTCTACTCGTTGAGATTCCATGATTTCTTCAGAGTCCATATGAAATGCCCGATTCATTGCAGAATGTGCTCATTCTTTTTAACTGGAACAACTGTTCTAACTGTGGGTATTCCCACATCACTGTCACCATTTATGATCCTTCTAGATACTCCATTGAAAtataattcttaatattttcatagtattattattttcacatgaaacctttattttcttaaaactagcttatatttttttttctgtgaaaacagaaaaaaacatagTTGTTTGCATACCTAGTGCAGTTTCTGTTAAAGCAAACTATTTCATTCAAACTTGAAGTCCATCATATTTGAAGAGATGCTGAAGCAGATTACATTAGTGTTTTCCCCCCCAGGTGCCACGGACtgatctttaatttttgttttattttattttattttattttattttattttattttattttattttttgttctgaaAAGGATTACTTTCTACTTTCTATTACGAGAGGCTAGAGTTCAAAAGGCAAAATGTTCTCCAAGATATGTGTAACATTACCACCTCAAACATATCTGACTACTTCCTACCTGTCCATTAATTATCCTAAGAAAGGTTTGGTAAATGAAATTAACTTCTGTGGAATGACAGGTTAATGGATGGAGAAATGAATGTTTGCCAAGGTCCATctaaccctagacaaagaacttcaggcaactaaggaattccGAGAAAGGGAGAATTGATCTTTTCTAGAGATAACCCCGACCTCCAATAGATTATCCAAGTATCAGCCAGCAACACTAATCAAACTCAGaaagttgtatttatatgtttgcgcatttatatacatatgtaaacaataacaaagaaaaagagaccataaaTTTGAGAGGGAACAATGGGAGAGGAGCCACGAATGAGGTTGGAGGGAGATGATGTActtatattattaatttaaaaaattaaagaggccattctaaaaaaatctttatactTATATGCATAAACAAACATCTTTATCTGAATACTCTGTAAAACTATGAGTTCTGAGGTCTGCTTGGGAAGCTGTAAAAGTGTATGCTGCAGTTTGCGAAGAGAAGAAATCTGAGCTAACTTCTCCTCAgttgtccttttttcttttgctccttAAGATTGACtagaaaattctcaaagataGTTTGGAGGCTGTGATTTTTAAGAGTTCAGGAACATTAAATTTACTCATCTTGTGTTTTCCTATTCACAGAATCTTGTTCATAATTCATGTAGAAGCACAATCCATACTTCCTGAATTGATTGGCAATGACATATGGACATTGGACATTGTGTGCTACCAGATCTTATACACAGGGACACATTTTACTCACCCCTAAGATCTCCAATTTTCTAATAATGATCTTCTGCACTCGGTTTTGGGGATTGTAGGCTGTGGCTGTAAGTTCTGTTGTTTGGTATTCTTGAGTGGTGATCTCTGGAGGGAACACCAGGAACAAGGGACTATGTACATTTTT from Mus caroli chromosome 19, CAROLI_EIJ_v1.1, whole genome shotgun sequence encodes the following:
- the Ms4a5 gene encoding membrane-spanning 4-domains subfamily A member 5 isoform X1; its protein translation is MDSKNVHSPLFLVFPPEITTQEYQTTELTATAYNPQNRVQKIIIRKLEILGTTQILFGIMNFSFGVIFLFTLVNPYPRFPFIFISGYPFWGSVLFINSGAFLIALKSKTTDTLIKMSQAMNLLSALGAAAGIILLIFGFLLDGEFICGYSPDGMQCGAITILFVGILVLLMIFSIAELFISLFSSVLGCYTEGRGCC
- the Ms4a5 gene encoding membrane-spanning 4-domains subfamily A member 5 isoform X2: MDSKNVHSPLFLVFPPEITTQEYQTTELTATAYNPQNRVQKIIIRKLEILGFINSGAFLIALKSKTTDTLIKMSQAMNLLSALGAAAGIILLIFGFLLDGEFICGYSPDGMQCGAITILFVGILVLLMIFSIAELFISLFSSVLGCYTEGRGCC